In Planktothrix serta PCC 8927, the following are encoded in one genomic region:
- a CDS encoding isoprenyl transferase — MSAKTRVIYELPADLDQSRLPKHIAVIMDGNGRWAKRRGLPRTMGHRRGVDALKEALRCCRDWGVQALTAYAFSTENWGRPLEEVDFLMALFERVLMRELREMMEEEVRIQFVGNLTALPKSLQKQIEYSMEETKTNKGILFTIATNYGGRQEILSACRKIATQVKQGLIQPEDIDETLFEQHLYTAGMCHPDLLIRTSGELRISNFLLWQLAYAEIYVTDTLWPDFDHTELHLALSSYQKRERRFGKV, encoded by the coding sequence ATGAGTGCCAAGACAAGGGTTATATATGAATTACCCGCAGATTTAGACCAAAGCCGTTTGCCTAAACACATTGCTGTGATTATGGATGGCAATGGTCGTTGGGCGAAACGTCGGGGTTTACCGCGAACTATGGGCCATCGTCGGGGAGTGGATGCCCTCAAAGAAGCTTTACGCTGTTGTCGAGATTGGGGCGTGCAAGCACTAACAGCCTATGCCTTTTCTACAGAAAATTGGGGCCGTCCGTTAGAAGAAGTCGATTTTTTAATGGCATTATTTGAGCGTGTTTTAATGCGAGAACTGCGAGAAATGATGGAAGAAGAAGTGCGAATTCAGTTTGTGGGAAATTTAACCGCACTTCCCAAGTCTCTACAGAAACAAATAGAATATTCAATGGAGGAAACGAAAACTAATAAGGGTATTCTATTTACTATTGCTACAAATTATGGCGGACGACAAGAAATTTTAAGCGCTTGTCGAAAGATTGCAACTCAAGTTAAACAAGGATTAATTCAACCGGAAGATATTGATGAAACTTTGTTTGAACAACATTTATATACGGCAGGAATGTGTCACCCGGATTTGTTAATTCGCACCAGTGGAGAATTACGAATTAGTAATTTTTTATTATGGCAACTTGCCTATGCAGAAATTTATGTAACTGATACGCTCTGGCCTGATTTTGATCATACAGAATTACATCTCGCGTTATCTTCCTATCAAAAACGGGAACGAAGATTCGGTAAAGTTTAA
- a CDS encoding DUF502 domain-containing protein, with protein sequence MFQRLKQDLKNDLIAGLLVVIPLATTIWLTITIASSVIEFLTRIPKQINPFDGLHPILVNLLNVLVGLAVPLLGILFIGLMARNIAGQWLLAFSERILQAIPLAGSVYKTLKQLLETLLRDSNDKFRRVVLIEYPRRGIWSLAFVTGSVNSDIQSELSQEMISVFIPTTPNPTSGWYAVVPEEEVLNLALSVEDAFKIIVSGGIVSSTSLPVKALPKPNPKLESLLPSENRLQSVVLEDEGVGIGEN encoded by the coding sequence GTGTTCCAACGCTTGAAGCAGGACTTGAAAAATGACTTAATTGCGGGTCTGTTGGTCGTGATTCCCTTAGCAACCACGATCTGGTTGACGATCACTATCGCCAGTTCTGTGATTGAGTTTCTGACACGCATTCCTAAGCAAATTAATCCCTTTGATGGTTTGCATCCAATTCTGGTCAACCTACTGAATGTCTTGGTGGGGTTGGCTGTACCCCTGTTAGGGATATTATTTATTGGTTTGATGGCTCGTAATATTGCGGGACAGTGGCTTTTGGCCTTTAGTGAAAGAATCTTACAAGCTATTCCCCTAGCAGGTTCGGTTTACAAAACCCTCAAACAACTTTTAGAAACCCTGTTACGAGATTCTAACGATAAATTCCGTCGCGTGGTCTTAATTGAATATCCCCGTCGAGGGATTTGGTCACTGGCTTTTGTAACTGGGTCGGTGAACAGTGATATCCAGTCGGAATTGTCGCAGGAAATGATCAGTGTGTTTATTCCCACAACCCCGAACCCGACCAGTGGATGGTATGCTGTTGTTCCAGAAGAGGAGGTACTCAATCTGGCTCTTTCGGTAGAAGATGCGTTTAAAATTATCGTATCCGGTGGGATTGTGTCTTCAACATCCTTACCCGTAAAAGCCCTCCCTAAACCTAATCCGAAATTAGAATCCCTTCTCCCCAGCGAAAATAGACTACAATCTGTTGTCCTAGAAGATGAGGGGGTTGGGATCGGCGAAAATTAA
- a CDS encoding photosystem I reaction center subunit XI, translated as MVQIVENIQRSNDRPGDPRNREVVHAPYDDPQIGNLATPINSSAFTKAYINNLPAYRKGLSPQRRGLEVGLAHGYWLLGPFVSFNPLRDTAVGLMAGLFATISIVLISTFAISLYAASDPPEPLATITTPKPPEALKTSEGWHEYAGGFLVGGVGGALVAYAILANLDVFRTIFNIL; from the coding sequence ATGGTTCAAATCGTAGAAAATATTCAACGTTCTAATGATCGCCCTGGTGATCCTCGCAACCGTGAAGTGGTTCATGCACCCTATGATGATCCGCAAATTGGTAATTTAGCAACTCCCATTAATTCTTCTGCGTTTACCAAAGCCTATATTAATAATTTACCTGCCTATCGTAAAGGTTTATCGCCACAACGTCGGGGGTTAGAAGTAGGTTTAGCTCATGGTTATTGGTTATTAGGGCCCTTTGTCAGCTTTAATCCTTTACGAGATACAGCAGTGGGTTTAATGGCGGGATTATTTGCCACGATTAGTATCGTTTTAATTTCCACCTTTGCGATTTCTTTATATGCGGCGAGTGACCCACCGGAACCCCTAGCAACGATTACTACACCTAAACCTCCTGAAGCGTTAAAAACATCTGAAGGATGGCATGAATATGCAGGAGGATTTTTAGTAGGTGGTGTTGGTGGTGCTTTGGTTGCTTATGCAATTTTAGCGAATTTGGATGTGTTTAGAACCATTTTTAATATTTTATAA
- the lysA gene encoding diaminopimelate decarboxylase, translating into MQNSGLQYLSASTDATETRSPNQHLLPLTAKVNQQDHLEIGGCDVTALVEQFGTPLYIVDETTLRTACQQYRDALKRYYPGESLVLYASKAWNCLAICAIVASEGLGIDVVSGGELYTALQAGVPPEKTYLHGNNKSLEEIQLAIESGCTVVADNWLDLHTLAQLSQQSIVDHPIPVMIRFTPGIECHTHEYIRTGHLDSKFGFDPGQLDEVFQFISQQPGLACIGVHAHIGSQIFELQPHNDLGSVIIDTLTKANQLGLNISEVNIGGGLGICYTESDDPPSIEDWVKIVTESVIKACEQKQYPLPKLLCEPGRSLIGSSCVTAYTVGSQKQVPGIRTYIAVDGGMSDNPRPITYQSLYRVVLANQMSAPITEQVTIAGKHCESGDILIKDAQLPKVESGDILVVMATGAYNYSMASNYNRLSKPAAVLVNNGDANVIIERESYQDLIRKDRLPERLTVNINL; encoded by the coding sequence GTGCAAAATTCTGGACTGCAATACCTATCGGCATCAACGGATGCCACTGAAACGCGATCGCCTAATCAACACCTACTGCCTCTGACGGCGAAAGTCAATCAGCAGGATCACTTAGAAATTGGCGGTTGTGACGTTACCGCATTAGTTGAACAATTTGGCACACCCCTTTATATTGTCGATGAAACCACCCTGCGAACGGCTTGTCAGCAATACCGGGATGCCTTAAAACGCTATTATCCGGGTGAGTCTTTAGTCTTGTATGCCTCCAAAGCCTGGAATTGTTTAGCGATTTGTGCGATTGTTGCTTCTGAAGGGTTAGGAATTGATGTGGTATCGGGAGGCGAACTTTATACCGCCCTACAAGCGGGAGTTCCACCGGAGAAAACCTACTTACATGGTAATAATAAATCCTTAGAAGAAATTCAATTAGCAATTGAAAGCGGGTGTACAGTTGTTGCAGATAATTGGTTAGATTTACACACTCTCGCTCAACTCAGTCAACAGTCTATTGTTGATCATCCTATTCCGGTGATGATTCGGTTTACCCCTGGAATTGAATGTCATACCCATGAATATATCCGCACCGGACATTTAGATAGTAAATTTGGTTTTGATCCCGGTCAACTGGATGAAGTGTTTCAATTTATTAGCCAACAACCGGGTTTAGCTTGTATTGGAGTTCATGCTCATATTGGCTCCCAAATCTTTGAATTGCAACCCCATAATGATTTGGGTTCAGTTATTATTGATACATTAACCAAAGCCAATCAACTCGGTTTAAATATCTCAGAAGTTAATATTGGTGGCGGTTTAGGGATTTGCTATACGGAGTCAGACGATCCCCCAAGTATCGAAGATTGGGTAAAAATTGTTACTGAATCCGTGATCAAAGCCTGTGAACAGAAACAATATCCCCTACCGAAATTATTATGTGAACCGGGACGGTCTTTGATTGGCTCTAGCTGTGTCACCGCTTATACTGTAGGTTCTCAAAAACAAGTCCCTGGAATTCGGACGTATATTGCTGTAGATGGGGGGATGTCCGATAATCCCCGTCCGATTACCTATCAGTCCTTGTACCGAGTGGTATTGGCAAATCAAATGTCTGCACCCATAACCGAACAGGTGACTATTGCAGGAAAACATTGTGAATCTGGGGATATTTTAATTAAGGATGCTCAACTTCCGAAAGTTGAATCTGGGGATATTCTCGTAGTTATGGCAACAGGAGCCTACAATTATAGTATGGCATCTAACTATAACCGACTGTCTAAACCTGCGGCAGTTTTAGTTAATAATGGCGATGCTAATGTCATTATTGAACGAGAATCTTACCAAGATTTAATCCGAAAAGATCGACTTCCAGAACGATTAACCGTCAACATTAACCTCTAA
- a CDS encoding sugar porter family MFS transporter, producing MTVHHQPVLHQPSVYYALMLAIVAALGGFLFGFDTAVINGAVGALGKEFQASSPQIGFAVSSALLGSAAGAFFAGQIADRYGRVKVMIVAAGLFLISAVGSGIAVTIWDFMFWRLIGGLGVGAASVIAPAYIAEVSPAHLRGRLGSLQQLAIVIGIFAALLCNYFIALGAGGAAASFWFNISAWRWMFWMEVPPALLYGLGALRIPESPRYLVAQGREPEAGVVLARVVGGDIQAKIVEIRSSVLRETKPRLSDLVGRHGLLPVVWIGTGLSVLQQFVGINVIFYYSSVLWQAVGFSEQDSLWITVITSVTNIVTTLVAIAFVDKLGRKPLLILGSIGMTLTLGTLAVVFGSAPLDAAGNPNLTGNAGLIALFAANIYVFCFGFSWGPVVWVMLGEMFNNRIRGAALSVAATAQWIANFVVSTTFPPLKDIGLGFAYGLYATAAAISLFFVLLLIKETRGKELEEMV from the coding sequence ATGACGGTTCACCATCAACCTGTTCTTCATCAACCTAGTGTTTATTACGCCCTAATGTTGGCGATTGTCGCCGCTCTAGGAGGCTTCTTGTTTGGCTTTGATACGGCCGTGATTAATGGGGCCGTAGGAGCATTAGGAAAAGAGTTTCAAGCCAGTAGTCCCCAAATCGGATTTGCCGTTTCTTCGGCCTTATTAGGGTCAGCCGCCGGAGCGTTCTTTGCCGGACAAATCGCCGATCGTTACGGACGAGTAAAAGTCATGATCGTCGCTGCGGGCCTATTTTTGATTAGTGCTGTCGGTTCCGGTATTGCTGTAACCATTTGGGATTTTATGTTTTGGCGGTTAATAGGAGGGCTAGGAGTTGGTGCTGCTAGTGTGATCGCCCCAGCTTATATTGCTGAAGTTTCACCCGCCCACCTCCGAGGTCGTCTCGGCTCTCTCCAACAGCTTGCCATTGTCATCGGTATTTTTGCGGCTCTACTCTGCAACTACTTTATCGCTTTAGGGGCGGGTGGAGCCGCAGCTTCGTTTTGGTTCAATATTTCGGCTTGGCGTTGGATGTTCTGGATGGAAGTACCACCCGCCCTTCTCTATGGACTTGGAGCGCTGAGAATTCCCGAATCTCCGCGTTATTTAGTGGCTCAAGGTCGGGAACCAGAAGCTGGGGTTGTCTTAGCGCGAGTGGTGGGGGGAGATATCCAGGCTAAAATCGTTGAGATTCGATCCTCGGTTTTGCGAGAAACGAAGCCTCGACTCTCCGATCTCGTCGGTCGTCATGGACTGTTACCTGTGGTTTGGATCGGGACAGGTCTATCGGTGTTGCAGCAGTTTGTGGGAATTAACGTGATTTTCTATTACAGCAGTGTCCTGTGGCAGGCGGTAGGCTTTTCTGAACAGGATTCTTTGTGGATTACAGTCATTACCAGTGTGACTAATATTGTGACAACCCTAGTGGCTATTGCCTTTGTCGATAAGTTGGGACGCAAACCCTTACTGATCCTGGGTTCGATTGGGATGACGCTGACATTAGGAACTCTGGCGGTCGTTTTTGGTAGTGCCCCACTCGATGCGGCTGGAAATCCTAATTTAACGGGAAATGCTGGACTGATTGCCCTATTCGCTGCGAATATCTACGTTTTTTGTTTCGGCTTTTCTTGGGGGCCTGTGGTGTGGGTAATGTTGGGAGAAATGTTTAATAATAGAATTCGCGGTGCTGCACTTTCTGTGGCGGCTACGGCTCAGTGGATCGCCAACTTTGTTGTCTCAACCACCTTCCCACCCCTCAAGGATATAGGATTAGGTTTTGCTTACGGTTTATATGCAACGGCGGCTGCTATTTCTCTGTTTTTCGTTCTTCTGTTGATTAAAGAAACGCGAGGGAAGGAATTGGAAGAAATGGTATAG
- the cdaA gene encoding diadenylate cyclase CdaA, protein MTKQGIPPWLIQSLDIGLVFAVAYVVLVIIGERRTLWMVRGFIILMLATAISNWANLRLLYVALNSLVTGSAVAMAVMLQSEFRQFLEQLGRGEVSQLFGQGRRVIPEPDGVIDQIVEAVKELSQNRTGALIIIETASPIDERDFSVPGVKLNAEVSRELLQTIFQPKTLLHDGAVLIRASRIAAAGVILPLSERMASRQLGTRHRAAMGITERVAKCMCIVVSEETGSISLAEKGVLNRPLTSSKLKELLEARSWTSNDDRTAASISITHWGNRIGSQGWALVSRLFRPRSKASREKK, encoded by the coding sequence ATGACTAAACAAGGAATTCCTCCCTGGTTGATTCAAAGTCTTGATATCGGATTAGTTTTTGCCGTCGCTTATGTGGTGTTAGTCATCATTGGAGAACGTCGTACTTTGTGGATGGTACGAGGATTTATTATTCTAATGTTGGCAACGGCTATTAGTAACTGGGCTAATTTGAGGTTATTGTATGTTGCCCTCAATAGTTTAGTTACTGGGTCTGCTGTAGCGATGGCAGTTATGTTACAGTCGGAATTCCGCCAATTTTTAGAACAGTTGGGTCGGGGAGAAGTTTCACAACTGTTTGGTCAAGGTCGCCGTGTAATTCCAGAACCCGATGGGGTAATTGATCAAATTGTAGAAGCGGTTAAAGAACTTTCGCAAAACCGGACAGGCGCATTAATTATTATTGAAACGGCCAGCCCCATTGATGAACGGGATTTTTCTGTTCCGGGGGTTAAACTGAATGCAGAAGTCTCCAGAGAACTGTTACAAACGATTTTTCAACCCAAAACCCTGTTACATGATGGGGCGGTGTTAATTCGCGCGTCTCGAATTGCGGCGGCGGGGGTAATTTTACCGTTATCTGAACGAATGGCGTCTCGACAATTGGGAACTCGCCATCGGGCGGCCATGGGAATTACGGAACGGGTGGCAAAATGTATGTGTATTGTAGTGTCAGAAGAAACGGGTTCGATTTCTCTGGCCGAGAAAGGGGTTCTCAATCGACCCTTAACTAGCAGTAAACTGAAAGAGCTATTAGAAGCTCGGTCTTGGACATCCAATGATGACCGAACTGCTGCTTCAATTTCGATTACCCATTGGGGAAACCGCATTGGTTCCCAAGGATGGGCTTTAGTGTCTCGCCTATTCCGTCCTCGATCCAAAGCTTCTCGGGAGAAAAAATGA
- a CDS encoding ATP-dependent Clp protease ATP-binding subunit, giving the protein MFERFTEKAIKVIMLAQEEARRLGHNFVGTEQILLGLIGEGTGVAAKVLKSMGVNLKDARIEVEKIIGRGSGFVAVEIPFTPRAKRVLELSLEEARQLGHNYIGTEHLLLGLIREGEGVAARVLENLGVDLSKVRTQVIRMLGETAEVAAGGSNSRTKTPTLDEFGSNLTQMAAEGKLDPVVGRQKEIERVIQILGRRTKNNPVLIGEPGVGKTAIAEGLAQRIATNDIPDILEEKRVVTLDIGLLVAGTKYRGEFEERLKKIMDEIRSAGNVILVIDEVHTLIGAGAAEGAIDAANILKPALARGELQCIGATTLDEYRKHIERDAALERRFQPVMVGEPSVSETIEILFGLRERYEQHHKLKISDEALEAAAKLSDRYISDRYLPDKAIDLMDEAGSRVRLINSQLPPAAKELDKELRQVLKEKDEAVRSQDFDRAGELRDREMEIKSQIRSISQTKKAETTRSEDDSPIVTEEDIAQIVASWTGVPVNKLTESESEKLLNMEGTLHQRLIGQDEAVKAVSRAIRRARVGLKNPNRPIASFIFSGPTGVGKTELTKALAAYFFGSEEAMIRLDMSEYMERHTVSKLIGSPPGYVGYNEGGQLTEAVRRRPYTVVLFDEIEKAHPDVFNMLLQILEDGRLTDAKGRTVDFKNTLIIMTSNIGSKVIEKGGGGLGFEFSENENDAQYNRIRNLVNEELKQYFRPEFLNRLDEIIVFRQLNKEEVKEIAVIMLKEVFGRLIEKGITLEVTEKFKERLVEEGYNPSYGARPLRRAIMRLLEDSLAEEILSGRIKEGDTAVVDVDESGQVVVFQSPTSRELLPQGAES; this is encoded by the coding sequence ATGTTTGAACGCTTCACAGAAAAAGCCATTAAAGTCATCATGTTAGCCCAGGAGGAAGCACGTCGCCTGGGGCATAACTTTGTGGGAACCGAACAGATCCTCCTGGGTCTGATCGGGGAAGGGACAGGCGTTGCAGCCAAAGTCCTGAAATCAATGGGAGTCAATCTCAAAGATGCTCGGATCGAGGTGGAAAAAATCATTGGTCGAGGTTCGGGGTTTGTCGCCGTCGAGATCCCCTTTACCCCTCGCGCCAAGCGAGTCCTGGAACTGTCCCTGGAAGAAGCTCGCCAACTCGGACATAACTATATTGGCACGGAACACCTTCTCCTCGGTTTGATCCGCGAAGGGGAAGGGGTGGCGGCTAGAGTCTTAGAAAACTTGGGGGTTGACCTCTCGAAAGTTCGGACTCAAGTGATTCGGATGTTGGGTGAAACGGCTGAAGTTGCCGCCGGAGGTAGTAATAGCCGCACCAAGACCCCAACCTTAGATGAGTTTGGATCAAATTTAACCCAAATGGCCGCCGAAGGCAAACTCGATCCGGTGGTCGGTCGCCAAAAAGAAATTGAACGGGTGATCCAAATTCTCGGTCGGCGGACTAAAAATAACCCGGTGTTAATTGGGGAACCGGGGGTCGGTAAAACCGCTATTGCTGAAGGGTTAGCCCAACGCATTGCCACTAATGATATTCCCGATATTTTAGAAGAAAAACGGGTTGTTACCTTAGATATTGGTTTGTTGGTGGCGGGAACCAAATATCGGGGGGAATTTGAAGAACGTCTGAAAAAAATCATGGATGAGATCCGGTCTGCGGGTAATGTCATCCTGGTTATTGATGAAGTTCATACCCTGATCGGCGCGGGTGCAGCCGAAGGGGCGATCGATGCGGCGAATATTCTCAAACCTGCTTTAGCACGGGGTGAGTTACAGTGCATCGGGGCGACGACCTTAGATGAATATCGCAAACACATTGAACGAGATGCGGCTTTAGAACGTCGGTTCCAACCTGTGATGGTGGGTGAACCTTCTGTTTCCGAAACGATTGAAATTCTGTTTGGGTTGCGCGAACGTTATGAGCAACACCATAAACTGAAAATTTCCGATGAAGCTTTAGAAGCTGCGGCTAAACTCTCGGATCGGTATATTAGCGATCGCTATTTACCGGATAAAGCCATTGACTTAATGGATGAAGCGGGTTCGCGGGTGCGTTTAATCAATTCTCAACTCCCTCCAGCAGCGAAGGAATTGGACAAAGAACTGCGCCAAGTTCTTAAAGAAAAAGACGAGGCGGTACGTTCCCAAGACTTTGATCGGGCTGGAGAATTGCGCGATCGGGAAATGGAAATTAAATCGCAAATTCGTTCTATTAGTCAAACCAAGAAAGCCGAAACCACCCGCAGCGAAGACGATAGCCCCATTGTCACCGAAGAAGACATTGCCCAAATTGTCGCCAGTTGGACAGGAGTTCCGGTGAACAAACTCACCGAGTCTGAGTCCGAGAAACTGCTGAACATGGAAGGAACCCTGCATCAACGGTTAATTGGTCAGGATGAAGCTGTTAAAGCCGTGTCTCGTGCTATTCGTCGCGCCCGGGTGGGTCTGAAGAACCCCAACCGACCCATCGCTAGTTTTATCTTCTCTGGGCCGACTGGGGTGGGTAAAACTGAATTAACCAAGGCGTTAGCGGCCTATTTCTTCGGATCAGAAGAGGCGATGATCCGCTTGGATATGTCGGAATACATGGAACGTCACACGGTTTCTAAGTTAATTGGGTCGCCTCCGGGTTATGTGGGCTACAACGAAGGCGGACAACTGACGGAAGCGGTGCGTCGGCGTCCTTATACGGTGGTGCTATTTGATGAAATTGAAAAAGCTCACCCCGACGTCTTCAATATGTTGCTGCAAATCTTAGAAGATGGTCGTTTGACCGATGCGAAAGGTCGGACGGTGGACTTCAAGAATACCTTGATCATTATGACGTCTAATATTGGATCGAAGGTGATCGAAAAAGGTGGCGGTGGTTTAGGGTTCGAGTTCTCTGAAAATGAAAACGATGCCCAATATAACCGTATTCGCAACTTAGTGAATGAAGAACTTAAACAATACTTCCGTCCTGAGTTCCTCAACCGTTTGGATGAAATTATTGTCTTCCGTCAGTTGAACAAGGAAGAAGTCAAGGAAATTGCTGTGATCATGTTAAAAGAAGTCTTCGGACGCTTGATCGAAAAAGGCATTACCTTGGAAGTGACGGAGAAATTCAAAGAGCGGTTAGTAGAAGAGGGTTACAACCCCAGTTACGGGGCGCGTCCTCTGCGTCGAGCCATTATGCGGTTACTCGAAGATAGTTTAGCAGAAGAAATTCTGTCTGGACGGATCAAAGAAGGGGATACTGCGGTGGTTGATGTGGATGAAAGCGGTCAAGTGGTGGTGTTCCAAAGTCCCACCAGCCGAGAATTATTACCTCAAGGCGCTGAGTCTTAA
- a CDS encoding retroviral-like aspartic protease family protein — MQIQSNNEIGKVFATLTITNRADQILAEAGVKSEDQIRSITLKNVLVDTGATTLCLPQDAIAKLGLKLLKEVDVATAMGIGKARIFQDAKISMFEREGTFECLELPGGKDALLGVIPLEALGLEIDLKNQTLKALPISPTETYLTIL; from the coding sequence ATGCAAATTCAAAGCAACAATGAAATAGGAAAAGTTTTCGCTACTCTAACAATTACTAACCGCGCCGACCAAATTCTAGCGGAGGCTGGGGTTAAATCAGAAGACCAAATACGCTCAATTACCCTCAAAAATGTATTAGTAGACACGGGTGCAACTACCCTATGTTTACCACAAGATGCGATCGCCAAACTGGGGCTAAAACTCCTGAAAGAAGTGGACGTAGCCACCGCCATGGGTATTGGTAAAGCCCGAATTTTCCAAGATGCCAAAATATCAATGTTTGAGCGGGAAGGAACCTTCGAGTGCTTAGAATTACCAGGAGGTAAAGATGCTCTTTTAGGAGTTATACCTTTAGAAGCTTTGGGGTTAGAAATCGACTTAAAAAATCAAACCTTGAAGGCGTTACCCATCAGTCCAACAGAAACTTATTTAACGATTTTATAG
- the nusB gene encoding transcription antitermination factor NusB, translated as MQARRTARELALLGISQLPATQERLELQQLHDVLIAAVRTLTAEGQESLETAVSELQRSSDRLLGSQIRASDLQSARAMVNEAIELVQTAINRLSTALELPELVQLANQQEVRDYALDILIQVSNHKAEIDQLLTDAMVDWQLNRLARIDRDILRIAVAELMYLDLKEQVAINEAIELSKRYSDEESYRFINGVLRRFVDKLKVTVPELTVXFHSRVRDGSEWFH; from the coding sequence ATGCAAGCTCGTCGTACTGCTCGTGAACTCGCTTTACTGGGAATTAGTCAACTCCCGGCGACTCAAGAGCGCCTAGAACTTCAACAATTACATGATGTTTTAATTGCCGCCGTTAGAACGTTAACGGCTGAAGGTCAAGAATCTTTAGAAACGGCCGTTTCTGAATTACAACGCAGTAGCGATCGCCTCTTGGGGAGTCAAATTCGAGCGAGTGATTTACAAAGTGCGCGAGCTATGGTCAATGAAGCTATAGAATTAGTTCAAACCGCCATTAATCGCCTCAGTACCGCCCTGGAATTACCGGAATTAGTTCAACTGGCAAATCAACAGGAAGTCCGGGATTATGCCCTAGATATTTTAATTCAAGTCAGTAACCATAAAGCTGAAATTGATCAGTTATTAACCGATGCTATGGTAGATTGGCAACTGAATCGATTAGCCCGAATTGATCGAGATATTTTACGCATCGCTGTAGCAGAATTAATGTATTTAGACTTAAAAGAACAAGTGGCAATTAATGAAGCTATTGAATTATCAAAACGCTACAGCGATGAAGAAAGTTATCGTTTTATTAATGGCGTTCTCCGTCGATTTGTCGATAAATTGAAAGTAACTGTCCCAGAGTTAACCGTTGNGTTTCACAGCCGAGTTCGAGATGGATCGGAGTGGTTCCACTGA
- a CDS encoding DUF3143 domain-containing protein, giving the protein MTLPSSDTPLYNHPLPDIENWLRSHGGEQDSKELHYWRIENPNWTADLWLEVDQITVRYIGAATHGQDIQRSFKYSLSRQDLEAAIFGGP; this is encoded by the coding sequence ATGACCTTGCCTAGTTCCGATACACCTTTATATAATCATCCCTTACCTGATATTGAAAACTGGTTGCGTTCTCATGGGGGGGAACAAGATAGTAAAGAGCTTCATTATTGGCGTATTGAAAACCCCAATTGGACAGCAGATTTGTGGTTAGAAGTTGACCAAATTACCGTGCGTTATATTGGTGCAGCAACCCACGGCCAAGATATTCAACGTTCCTTTAAATATTCCCTGTCTCGTCAAGATCTCGAAGCCGCGATTTTCGGCGGGCCATAA
- the rimI gene encoding ribosomal protein S18-alanine N-acetyltransferase, whose product MGKQYLELQVLTDDQLSAVVELDQRCLGGLWTIEGYQREIDSPNSDLIIWKKVNETENSQPILEELKLPKIELKNPGSSGNEIIGIGCLWAILEEAHITILAIDPDYQGKGLGQALLFQLLVSAWKRKLERATLEVKVSNQPAINLYKKFGFKEAGRRKGYYQDTGEDALILWRGDLHHSHFCQNLQDWYQEICLRLTG is encoded by the coding sequence ATGGGAAAACAATATTTAGAATTACAAGTTTTAACTGATGATCAACTTTCTGCGGTTGTCGAACTTGATCAACGCTGTTTAGGAGGACTTTGGACAATAGAGGGATATCAACGAGAAATTGATAGTCCTAATAGTGATTTAATCATTTGGAAAAAAGTTAATGAAACCGAAAATTCACAACCGATCCTAGAAGAATTAAAATTACCTAAAATAGAGTTAAAAAATCCGGGGAGTTCGGGTAATGAAATTATCGGAATTGGGTGTTTATGGGCAATCTTAGAAGAAGCACATATCACAATTTTAGCAATTGATCCAGATTATCAAGGAAAAGGGTTAGGTCAGGCGCTATTATTTCAATTATTAGTATCAGCTTGGAAACGGAAACTAGAACGCGCCACCCTAGAGGTTAAAGTTTCTAATCAACCTGCAATTAACTTATACAAAAAATTTGGCTTTAAAGAAGCCGGACGTCGTAAAGGCTATTACCAAGATACCGGAGAAGATGCCTTAATTCTGTGGCGAGGAGATCTCCATCACTCCCATTTTTGCCAAAATCTTCAGGACTGGTATCAAGAGATTTGTTTGAGGTTGACAGGTTGA